CGTCCACGCGCTGAAGAACGCAATTCTGCCGGTCATCACGTACCTGGGGCCGCTGACCGCAGGGGTCTTGACCGGATCCTTCGTCATCGAGCAGATTTTCGCGATTCCCGGCATGGGGCGCGAATTCGTACTGAGCATCACCGACCGTGACTACACGGCGATCATGGGCACGACCGTCTTCTACAGCGTGCTCCTCATCCTCGCCAACCTGGCGGTGGACCTCATCTACGCGTGGGTTGATCCGCGGATCCGCGTCGCGAAGGGAGCAAGCGACTGATGGCCGAGCTCATTCGTCATCTCTCCGCGAAGGATCTCGCGCCCGCCCCACCGCGTGAGCTGGCGTGGGAGACCATCGAGCAGCCGGTGAGCACCTTCTGGCGGGACGCATGGCGCCGGTTGCGGCGCAACCGCATGGCGATGGCCGGCCTTGTGACGATCGCCGTCCTGGCTGTCGCGGCCATCTTTGGCCCGATGCTTTCGCCGTACACGTATGACTACCAGCAGCTCGACCTGCACGACCAGCCTCCGAGCGCCGCGCACTGGTTCGGCACCGACATGCTCGGCCGCGACCTCTTCACTCGCGTCCTCTTCGGCGCGCGCATCAGCTTGGCCGTGGGCATCCTCGCCAGCCTCGTCGCCCTGGGGATCGGGGTCATTTACGGGGCCGTCGCCGGGTTCTACGGGGGCCGCGTCGACAACATCATGATGCGCATCGTCGACGTCATCTACGGCCTGCCGTTCCTGCTCTACGTGATCCTGCTGATGGTCGTCCTCGGTCCGGGGTTGCAGAACGTGTTCCTGGCGCTCGGCGCCGTGTATTGGACGGGGATGGCGCGCATCGTGCGCGCGGAGATCCTGAGCCTCAAGGAGCGGGAATTCGTCATGGCCGCGCGCACGCTCGGGGTCCCGCCGAGGCGCCTGATGCTGCGCCACCTCATCCCGAACGCCGTGGGCCCGATCATCGTCACGTTGACGCTGCTGGTGCCGGAAGCGATCTTCTCGGAGGCCTT
The nucleotide sequence above comes from Clostridia bacterium. Encoded proteins:
- a CDS encoding ABC transporter permease; amino-acid sequence: MAELIRHLSAKDLAPAPPRELAWETIEQPVSTFWRDAWRRLRRNRMAMAGLVTIAVLAVAAIFGPMLSPYTYDYQQLDLHDQPPSAAHWFGTDMLGRDLFTRVLFGARISLAVGILASLVALGIGVIYGAVAGFYGGRVDNIMMRIVDVIYGLPFLLYVILLMVVLGPGLQNVFLALGAVYWTGMARIVRAEILSLKEREFVMAARTLGVPPRRLMLRHLIPNAVGPIIVTLTLLVPEAIFSEAFLSYLGLGVRAPIASWGVLVADGYRAIRAAPWEVIFPAIFISITMLAFGFLGDGLRDALDPRMRNR